ATAAAATGTATTTTTGGAAAATGAATAAATTTTATTTGATTTTTAATTAATTCTTGTATGTTATTTTGTTCTTTAGAATTTAATAAATCACATTTATTTATTATAATAATTATTCCTTTTCCAGAATTATTGATAAAATTTGCTAATAATAAATCTTGATTACAAATTGCGAGACTTGCATCTATAATTAATAATACTACATGAGAATGCTCAATTGTTTTTAGTGTTTTAATAAGAGAAAATTTTTCAAAATTATTAATTTTTATTTTTTTTTTACTCGCTCCTGGGGTATCAATTAAAATATAATTCTTATTTTTATATTTCATAGGTATAGATATATTATCTGATGTTGTTCCGGGGATATTACATGTAATCATTCTTTCTGTATTTAATATATTATTAATTAAAGTTGATTTTCCTACATTTGGTCTACCAATAAAAGCTATTTTTATTGATGATTTTTGCAATAAATTATCTTGTTTTATATTTTTTTGTTGATATTCTTGTGTTATCCACGGAATTAAATAATTTTTTTTCAAAATATTTATTCCTTGATTATGAATAGCAGAGATTTCTTGAATATTTTTAAATCCTAATAAATAAAATTCATTAATTTTTGTAGTTAAATTACTACCATCGATTTTATTGATAATTAAAATAATTTTTTTATGATATTTTCTTATTTTTTCAGCAATTTCATATTCTTGTGGCATTAATCCATCATGAGCGTCTACTACAAATAAAATCAAATTAGATTCTTCTATTGCTTGTAATGTTTGCTTATATGCTTGCTTTTCTATTTCATTGAATTGAATATCTAAACCTGCGGTATCAATTAAGATTATTTTTTGATTTGATAATAATGTGCAGTATCCGTATTGCCTATCTTTAGTAAGTCCTTTATGATTTGCAACTAATGCATTTTTTGTTTTTGTTAAAATATTAAATAAAGTAGATTTTCCAACGTTAGTACGACCAATTAATACAATAATGGGTATCATATTTATAACACACTCTTTT
The DNA window shown above is from Buchnera aphidicola (Macrosiphoniella sanborni) and carries:
- the der gene encoding ribosome biogenesis GTPase Der, which gives rise to MIPIIVLIGRTNVGKSTLFNILTKTKNALVANHKGLTKDRQYGYCTLLSNQKIILIDTAGLDIQFNEIEKQAYKQTLQAIEESNLILFVVDAHDGLMPQEYEIAEKIRKYHKKIILIINKIDGSNLTTKINEFYLLGFKNIQEISAIHNQGINILKKNYLIPWITQEYQQKNIKQDNLLQKSSIKIAFIGRPNVGKSTLINNILNTERMITCNIPGTTSDNISIPMKYKNKNYILIDTPGASKKKIKINNFEKFSLIKTLKTIEHSHVVLLIIDASLAICNQDLLLANFINNSGKGIIIIINKCDLLNSKEQNNIQELIKNQIKFIHFPKIHFISALYKKGIFQIFKSVYSSYKESTRKISTSKITQTMYEAIKKHQPPIIKGRRIKLKYAHVGNSNPLKIIIHGTQVKNLSLSYKKYLINFFQNALKIKNTPIQIQFKDNLNPYIYEKK